Genomic segment of Drosophila simulans strain w501 chromosome 2R, Prin_Dsim_3.1, whole genome shotgun sequence:
AACagtaaattcaaatatatgcatgtacatatgtatttataaatattaataacagcTCCGTCGCCGCGTTGTCAACGCAGTGAGCAGTTGGCAACACTAACCATTCACACAAAACAGCATTTCGCTCTGACTGCCAAATGCGGCATCTCCCTCTTCCTTTTTCACTTTGTGCTTGTGTGTTTGATGACggaaaattgcaaatagatCGCTGaatatggccaaaaagaaaagcgaggaGCACTCCGGTGCGGATGCGAACGACAGCGATTACCAGGAGGAGCCGAACTTTGAGGATCCGCCCGGGTTCGTGGACAACATTAGTGATGAAGGTGAAAATCCCCGACTGCCAGCGCAGCACACGCGGCGATCTAACCTCAATCCGTGTGCGGTGTGCGAaagtttgcatttgcatatctaattatatatattcgtgATGCACTTTCAGATCTGCTGGGCGATATGCTGGCCCAGCGCCCCTCGGAGGCCGATGGCGTCGAGAGTGTGGTGGTAGTGGACAACATCCCGAAGGTGGAGCCGGTGCGCCTGGAGAAGCTGAAGTCGGTCATCAACAAGCTGTTTTCGAACTACGGAGACATTGTCAATGTGGTCTACCCCGTCGACGAGGAGGGCAAGACCAAGGGCTACGCCTTCATGGAGTACAAGCAGGCTAGCCAGGCGGAGGAGGCCGTCAAGAAGCTCAACAATCATCGCCTAGACAAGAACCACACATTTGCCGTCAATCTTTTCACCGATTTCCAAAAGTAAGTTCTCCTTGCAGCCGCATCAAACAATGGgattaataaaattgtatccTTGCAGGTATGAAAACATCCCCGAGAAGTGGGAGCCGCCAACCGTGCAGACCTTCAAGGTGCAGAGCGATCTATACAACTTCATCAACGACCCGGACACTTATGACCAGTACTGCGTGGCAGCGGAGACTGCGCCCAACTGCGTGCAGGTTGGTTTCTGGCAAAACGTATTGCCCGAACCCTTTGAGCTGGAGACCCGCGAGCGCTTCACCGACACCTTCGTCAAGTGGTCGCCCTTGGGTACTTATGTGGTCACCTTCCACAAACCCGGCGTGGCCATCTGGGGTGGCAGTAGCTTCCAGAAGATCCAGAAGTTCCCCCATCCTGGTACCCAATTCGTTGAGTTTTCGCCCTGCGAGAATTACCTTGTGACCTACGGGCCCACACCCACGGGCCAAAAGATCATCATCTGGGACATTCGCACAGGAGCCGAGAAGCGTTCGTTTGTTGCCGATGGCATGTCGGTTCTTTCCATGTTCCGCTGGTCGCACGACGACAAGTTTGTGGCCCGCATGGGTGAGAATTCGATCCACATCTACGAGACACCCTCTTTCTATCTTCTGGACCTGAAGTCCATCAAGATTCCCGGCATTCGCGGCTTCTCGTGGTCCCCCACAGACAACGTGATCGCCTACTGGGTGGAGGAGCAGAACCAAATACCCGCCCGCGTTACCCTGATGGAGATCCCCAAGAAGCGTGAGATCCGTAACAAGAACCTCTTCCATGTGGCCGACTGCAAGCTTCATTGGCAAAAGTCCGGCGACTATCTGTGCGTTAAGGTGGATCGCTACTCAAAGTTGAAGAAGGACAAGAAGGACCTGGACGTCAAGTTTCTGGGCATGTTCTACAACTTTGAGATCTTCCACATGCGCGAGAAGGAGATTCCCGTCGACTCTGTGGAGATTCGCGAGCTCATTCTGGCCTTTGCCTGGGAGCCCATCGGCAACAAGTTCTCCATCATTCACGGCGAGACCAACTCGTCGAATGTGAGCTTCTACGAGGTGAACAAGGGTGTGAAGCCCAGCTTGGTGAAGCGTCTGGAAAAGAAGTCCTGCACGCATCTGTTCTGGTCGCCACGCGGTCAGTTCATCGTGATGGCCAACCTCACCATGGGTACCTTCGAGTTTGTGGACTCCACCAACGATTACATCATCACGTCGTCGCCCGATCATTTCCGCGCCTCCGAGGTCGAGTGGGATCCCACTGGACGCTACGTTGTGACTGGTGTCTCGTCATGGAAGGTGAAGGAGGACACCGGCTTCAACATGTACACGTTCCAGGGCCGCATCATCAAGCGTACCATCCTCAAGAACTTTGTGCAGTTCTTGTGGCGCCCGCGTCCTCCCACCCTGCTCAGCGAAGAGAAGCAGAAGGAGATCAAGAAGAACTTGAAGAAGTACTACGCTGCCTTCGAACAAAAGGATCGCCTGCGCCTTACCCGTGCCTCCAAGGAGCTGCTCGAGAAACGCTCGCAGCTGCGCGAGACCTTTATGGAGTACCGCAACAAGCGTATCGCCGAGTGGGCGGACCAGAAGAGTCGTCGCATCATGCTGCGAGGGCGTAAGTATTCTGAagaaacaaattgtttaaatgtttgccaaattcTATATGTATCTTATCCTTACGCAACAGATGTGGACACAGACAACCTGGAAACTGACGAAGTGGATGAAgaaattgttgaatttttaGTCAAGGAAGAAGTCACTCTGCTGGAGTAGACGACCCCCTCAACGCCACACCAACGCTGTCGTCCCCTGCCTACTTCGAAGCGATCCTGTCGCCTCACATTTCGTGTCCGGGACGCGTCTACGCCCTGGTTGATGCCAGGGCCCTAATCCATTATCCAATACCGTAGCACGCGTCTGCTTGCAAACAACTCTAAGCGGAACCTTTGCCTATACATACAACATACGAACATACGAATTATAAGCCCAAAAGTAAACTTCAACTTAATCAGCAATTGCGAACACAACATCTAATTAAATGACCTTTCTTGAGCACACCCCTCCTTCCAGTATGCCTAATAGTAGATTTGCCatgtatttgtatgtaaacagcaaaaagaaaacgaaaacaaaatacgTTTGGGGtatgtttttttatgtttcattCACGGCGATAGACGATAGGTGGTGAGCAGGTGTGTAACAGTGGTCAGGTCAGTTGCCCATGGCAACCAGTTAAAAGGTCAAAGCAGGCGGCATATTGTTTGCCTTGCATTTTCCGTTTGGACTAACCTATGTAACATATGTAAGTATGGACGCCGCTCTAACCAGGAAGACTGCAAAGAAGAAACGCAAGACCCATACGACCAGAGGGTATCGGAAAAGGGAGCAGGAGGTGCAAAAGTTGATGAGGGCAACGGAAGGCAGAATCTCTGGTCAAGAATACGACATGGAGGCACGTAGCCTGGAGTTCTTTCATGGATTCGAGAGTGAGATGCAGCAGGAGAACGAATTTGCTGCCGCAGATGTTGGCCAGGAGAGCGACGAAGATTCTGGTGGGGAACTGGCTGCGGAACCAACGGATTCACCCTCCCACACATTTATACATATCGATCTGCACGATCCTCCTCTGGCCTGGAGTCAGCTCTTCAAGCAGCGCCACTACTATGATGAGAGCTTACTTTACCGACCGAGTAATACCCTGCACTTTCAGTTGCATTTGAGCGATTTGAGTGAGTTGAAGGACTCCCAGATCCGTATGCTGAACCGCTACCAGGAGCAGTCCAAAAGCAAGTCCGGTAAATTGGGCTCCGATCTGATTGGTCAGCTAAGTGGACAGAAGCCTGCGAGTTTCTTGATGGGTAAACATCTATATCGCACTGTGTGCCATAGGAGGTTTCAGAGCGTGTTCTTCCCTCCCATGCCACCAAGTGAGTTGAAGGGCCTGCCCTCCAGACGTTGCCTGAAATTATGCCTCAAACAGCTTCGGTTCAGCTTGCATCCTCAACTCTTGGAGGAGCACCGACTGgcccagcagctggaggatctCTTCGATGTGTACAGCCAGCAGAGGAAGCAGAGGATCTGTCGGAAACTAAGGGAGGAGCTGGAGATAGCCCGCCAGGTGGCACTCAAGCTGCTCGCCTCAGCTGGCCAGGATCAGACGGCAGAGGTGAAGCGTCAATTGAAGCTGACCCGTCAGCTGAGGCAACGCTACTACGCAGAGTCCGCAGCCCAGCGTAATCTTCTCCAGCGCCTGCTAAAGCAGTGGGCCAAGCTGAAGGAGCTGCGCCGCCAGCAGCGATTCCAGTGCACACGTTTCCAGCTTGGCCTCCGTGTGGTCCATCCGCCCGACCTGGAGGCCTCCTATTGCGCGTGGAAAGAGAGCTTCGAAACGGATCTGGCCGAGGTGTATCGCGAGCATCTGGAGGTGTTTTACACCCGACTGCGTCTGTGGAGCGACCAGAACTCCCGCAGCCGCACAGCGACGGGCCACTCGAAGCCTCCACGGAAACCACAATTCGATCGGATTATGGCTAGCTTGAGGAAGGAGTACGACAAGACCTTTAAGGACCCAGAGGAACCCTATGTGGAGGTCTTCCGTCTGCATGCGGATGAAGCAACTGCCAGGTTGTCCATTCCAGGCGGGGATCAGCTGCCCAAGGCGCGTAACTACTTCCTAAAGATATTCCTGGACGGACAATTTGTGGGCCAAAGCAGGACCTACCGCCTGGAGCCGGATCTCCAGATATCCATCAACGAGTGCATGGGAGTGCTTTTGGAACGCACTCTTCCAGAGAACCTCAACATATGGGTGGGTGGTAAACAGTGGGTTTCAGAGCCAGACtatatataaaactatatttttctAGCTCTACGAGAAGTCCACCTTGACCCCAAAGAGTCGCTGCCTGGCCCAGATGAGCACTCCGCTACTGTTGGGCGCCAAGGATGATGCAGTGCAGGAGAAGCTCAGTTTCCAGACTTTATCCTCCACCCAGTTGGCTGGGGACGTTTACATGTACTATGAGTACCGCTCCACGGAGGGATGGGGAAGTGCCCTTCACCTGGACGATGTACAAAGACTACCGGATGCACTGCGTCAGACTCTGTTGCCGCCGAGCTTGCCCGCTCTGCCGCAAGCCTCCAAAGAGCTAGTGACTCCCCGTCCGCCAAGTGGAAGAATAAGGAAGAGTCAGCTACCACCGCTGATATTTGCTGAACAGCAGCTTCAGTTCTGCGGCTTGGATGTCCTTCTGGATAACCGACGTTTCCAGTTACTCCACTCGCGTCATCAGCAGAGGAATCTGCACACCAAACAGCTGCGCTTCGTGCCCGCCCTGGAGCAGGAAATCTCGGAAGAAGAACCCCTGCCGGATGGCCGGGGAACAGTGCAGCTCCTGGAACCGGGCACCTACTGGAATCCCATCGATCTGCACAAGCATCGCGGACGAAAGTTCCTCCAGCTGCTGTACGAGGTGATTGCCAGCCAGAGTGCCAGGCGGGCCAAGGCCTTGCAGACGcctctgccgctgctcctcctggccGAGGATTCGGATCGCTCATCGGCCACCGGTTGGACAGCCCTTTGGCGGGCTTTTTGCTCCGTTTTCCAAGGGCAACGAAACTCCCTGCCCAGGGAACCATCTGGTTGGTCGGGTCAGCAATCCGGTCCCGATCTCTTCAAGACCTTCTGCGTTTCGCTCCACGTGGTGCGGGCCACTGGAGTCCCCGTGCGCAGTCGCCACATCCTGAATCTCAATGAGCGGCGCTCCAGCGCTGGTGGCGATATGAGTACCAGTCTGTTTGTCACCCAGAGTGAGTAATGTTTAGATAATCCAATTACTCATTTCACGGAGATTTGAGTTCGATAGATAGAGTATCTATTAGATACAAACTATTCAATGTTGTAGCTCGTATACACTCTTTGGAATGATTAAAAGTGAACCCATCTATAACACCGATCTTCCCTTCCAGCTCTCATGTACTCCAATGTGCGACCCTTTGTGACCCTAAGCTATGGACAGCGTTTGTGCCGCAGTCGCACCGCCGAGGGCAGTAATCCCACGTGGaacgagcagctgcagctgcagatccAGAGTCAGTTCGGCGATCTCCGCGAGGATCTGAAGATCAGTCTGTTCGACGAATTGATTGAGCAGCAGTACAGTGACGAGGCCTCCGATTTGTACCAGCGGGTGCAGTGCAACTGGTTGGGCGAATTCCGGGTGCCCATCAACAGCTTACTGGCCAGTCGCAAGGTGAGTCATTTCATCGTGCAAAGCTATTCACCCATCCAAACCATATTCCCCATATACTCCTAGTTCGAGGGTTGTATCGAGTTGGCCATGCCCAAGGTTTTGGTGGGCTACAAACGGCCGTTGATAGATTCCGTCACGAACATGCCAACGGACCAGTATCCGGAGTTCAAGGAGGCAGTGCATCTGTGGTTCTACCTGAGCATCGAACCCGGCGGTGGAGACCTTATGCCCCTACAGTCCTGCGCCTTGGCCTGTGCGGAGAAACCAGAACTGCAGCAATACCTCGGAGACAGGAGATTGGAGCTTCAGCAACTTCTTCCCCAGCCGCAGCGCTATGTGGAGCCACTGGTGTGCACTGCCCAAGGGAAGAGGGTGTGTCTCACCAGACTCCTGGATGCAGTGCCCCTTCCACCAGCTGCTGTGCCCAGCGGCGAGAATCCTCTAGAGATCTGCATTCGCTACGTTTCGCTACTGAGCCAATTGCGCAGCTATGATCCCTGCCAGGGATTCCGTGGCGTTTGGCTGGACAATCAATCCCTGCTGGACAGCACCTGGTGCTCGGTCAAGGATCTGGGTGTCCTGCTATGTAACTACATGCTGTCCTTGGGCTTGGAGTGCTGGCTAATTCTGGGAGTGGCCTGTCCCCATGGCGAGTGCTCCTTTGTGCTCTTCCGCCAGCCGGAAACTGCTGAGCTCTTCTTTGTATCCCCCGCCACTGGAAAGAGATACCAGCTGCAGGATGTGCATTGTCCACTTAGACGCATATATTGTGTGGTGGGAAAGGATAATGTAAGTTGGACGCTGTGCTGTTTCCATACATTTATCCTAATCCCTTAGTTATTTCCCAGATTTATTTCAACATTCAGACGGAAACCCGTGTCAGCATGACGCACTTTAATTTTCAGGATGGCGCCTGCTGGTTTCCACTCTTCAGTCGGCGAGTTCCTGCCCCCCAGAGTGGAGTCCAGAAGCTGGACTACGCGTACAAGAGGAGCTACGAACTCAGCCAGCTGCAAAAGCAGATTGAGCGCAAGATTATGAAGAAGATCAGTGCGTGGCGCACCACCAGGAAAACCATCTGGAATCG
This window contains:
- the LOC6734930 gene encoding eukaryotic translation initiation factor 3 subunit B, whose translation is MAKKKSEEHSGADANDSDYQEEPNFEDPPGFVDNISDEDLLGDMLAQRPSEADGVESVVVVDNIPKVEPVRLEKLKSVINKLFSNYGDIVNVVYPVDEEGKTKGYAFMEYKQASQAEEAVKKLNNHRLDKNHTFAVNLFTDFQKYENIPEKWEPPTVQTFKVQSDLYNFINDPDTYDQYCVAAETAPNCVQVGFWQNVLPEPFELETRERFTDTFVKWSPLGTYVVTFHKPGVAIWGGSSFQKIQKFPHPGTQFVEFSPCENYLVTYGPTPTGQKIIIWDIRTGAEKRSFVADGMSVLSMFRWSHDDKFVARMGENSIHIYETPSFYLLDLKSIKIPGIRGFSWSPTDNVIAYWVEEQNQIPARVTLMEIPKKREIRNKNLFHVADCKLHWQKSGDYLCVKVDRYSKLKKDKKDLDVKFLGMFYNFEIFHMREKEIPVDSVEIRELILAFAWEPIGNKFSIIHGETNSSNVSFYEVNKGVKPSLVKRLEKKSCTHLFWSPRGQFIVMANLTMGTFEFVDSTNDYIITSSPDHFRASEVEWDPTGRYVVTGVSSWKVKEDTGFNMYTFQGRIIKRTILKNFVQFLWRPRPPTLLSEEKQKEIKKNLKKYYAAFEQKDRLRLTRASKELLEKRSQLRETFMEYRNKRIAEWADQKSRRIMLRGHVDTDNLETDEVDEEIVEFLVKEEVTLLE
- the LOC6734932 gene encoding coiled-coil and C2 domain-containing protein 2A yields the protein MDAALTRKTAKKKRKTHTTRGYRKREQEVQKLMRATEGRISGQEYDMEARSLEFFHGFESEMQQENEFAAADVGQESDEDSGGELAAEPTDSPSHTFIHIDLHDPPLAWSQLFKQRHYYDESLLYRPSNTLHFQLHLSDLSELKDSQIRMLNRYQEQSKSKSGKLGSDLIGQLSGQKPASFLMGKHLYRTVCHRRFQSVFFPPMPPSELKGLPSRRCLKLCLKQLRFSLHPQLLEEHRLAQQLEDLFDVYSQQRKQRICRKLREELEIARQVALKLLASAGQDQTAEVKRQLKLTRQLRQRYYAESAAQRNLLQRLLKQWAKLKELRRQQRFQCTRFQLGLRVVHPPDLEASYCAWKESFETDLAEVYREHLEVFYTRLRLWSDQNSRSRTATGHSKPPRKPQFDRIMASLRKEYDKTFKDPEEPYVEVFRLHADEATARLSIPGGDQLPKARNYFLKIFLDGQFVGQSRTYRLEPDLQISINECMGVLLERTLPENLNIWLYEKSTLTPKSRCLAQMSTPLLLGAKDDAVQEKLSFQTLSSTQLAGDVYMYYEYRSTEGWGSALHLDDVQRLPDALRQTLLPPSLPALPQASKELVTPRPPSGRIRKSQLPPLIFAEQQLQFCGLDVLLDNRRFQLLHSRHQQRNLHTKQLRFVPALEQEISEEEPLPDGRGTVQLLEPGTYWNPIDLHKHRGRKFLQLLYEVIASQSARRAKALQTPLPLLLLAEDSDRSSATGWTALWRAFCSVFQGQRNSLPREPSGWSGQQSGPDLFKTFCVSLHVVRATGVPVRSRHILNLNERRSSAGGDMSTSLFVTQTLMYSNVRPFVTLSYGQRLCRSRTAEGSNPTWNEQLQLQIQSQFGDLREDLKISLFDELIEQQYSDEASDLYQRVQCNWLGEFRVPINSLLASRKFEGCIELAMPKVLVGYKRPLIDSVTNMPTDQYPEFKEAVHLWFYLSIEPGGGDLMPLQSCALACAEKPELQQYLGDRRLELQQLLPQPQRYVEPLVCTAQGKRVCLTRLLDAVPLPPAAVPSGENPLEICIRYVSLLSQLRSYDPCQGFRGVWLDNQSLLDSTWCSVKDLGVLLCNYMLSLGLECWLILGVACPHGECSFVLFRQPETAELFFVSPATGKRYQLQDVHCPLRRIYCVVGKDNIYFNIQTETRVSMTHFNFQDGACWFPLFSRRVPAPQSGVQKLDYAYKRSYELSQLQKQIERKIMKKISAWRTTRKTIWNRAFQPRLHKILCDMEGLSTFSRGRYDEPIFSEQLEREFPNYRLYGFTLNFAYTNLAAISERIRTSCIHYNHDASVEFCVAVHLHAHANDVLSVWLFLLSMVPLVE